CCGGGCACCGATTCTTCTTCACCCACTGCAAGCTGCAGCAGCCGCAGAGGGAGGGGAAGGCCAGCAGggccacgcgcgccgccggctcTGGGTCGTGGCACTCGCAGAGCGTCAAGGACGTCGTGGACCACGCCGGTGTCAAGGTCGGCGAGATCAGGAAGCTCCGGTACAAGAAGGGCGGCGCGTACACGGACTGGCTCATGGACGAGTACTCGTGCTGTTTGGAGGACGCCGTCGCTGGCGACAGGCAGTTTGTGCTGTGCAACATCTACGTGTCCCCCAGGGCCGATCAAGGCTCCGCGGCGCGCCAAGAATCTGCCGCCTTCTTCGCTCCACCAGCGCCTGCGCCCGTCGCGATCGCGCAGGCAGCGGCGCCCAAGAGGCCAGCGCCGCAGAGTGCCGAGCCGCCGTGCCCCAAGCGGATGCGGGGTGCCGTCGCCCCGACGCCTCCGGTCGTGCAGCCGGCGGGTTATTGCACGGCGTCCTTCGCGCCACCACTGCCGTACGTGCCTCACATCGCCACTTCAGttcagcctccgccgccgccagttccgacccgtctcgcagcgccgccgccgagtcgCTCGCTAgaacccgcgccgccgctgacgcCCCCGGTGGTACGTTCCTGCCACAtgccgccagttccgacccgtcttgcagcgccgccgccgagtcgctcgccggcgcccacaCCACTGCAGCCGCGTTCGCTACCTAAGCAGCAGGCGCCGCCGGCAACTCTCCCGGTGGTACGTGCCTGCCACAtgccgccagttccgacccgtCTTGCAGCGCTGCCGCCGAgtcgctcgccggcgcccacaCCACTGCAGCC
This genomic window from Setaria viridis chromosome 8, Setaria_viridis_v4.0, whole genome shotgun sequence contains:
- the LOC117834527 gene encoding NAC domain-containing protein 86, coding for MEMAAPVPVIFSRGFRFNPTPLESATYYLPRLVAGAPLHEAVRPVINHADVYGCEPADLARQFCPLPRTGHRFFFTHCKLQQPQREGKASRATRAAGSGSWHSQSVKDVVDHAGVKVGEIRKLRYKKGGAYTDWLMDEYSCCLEDAVAGDRQFVLCNIYVSPRADQGSAARQESAAFFAPPAPAPVAIAQAAAPKRPAPQSAEPPCPKRMRGAVAPTPPVVQPAGYCTASFAPPLPAAAESLAGAHTTAAAFAT